One window of Oscillospiraceae bacterium genomic DNA carries:
- a CDS encoding topoisomerase IV, which yields MPYAMSVIISRAIPEIDGFKPSHRKLLYTMYKMGLINSQRIKSANVVGRTMQLNPHGDAAIYETMVRLTRGNEALLHPLVDSKGNFGKVYSRDMAYAASRYTEVKLDPICSELFRDIDSDTVDFVDNYDGTMKEPVLLPVTFPTVLTGANQGIAVGMASNICSFNLREVCDATIAYLKDEDADVYEIITAPDFPTGGTIICDPEAMKEILATGRGSFKIRGSYEYNKKENVIEIKEIPYTTTIEAIIDKIVENIKGGKLSKEIADVRDETDLKGLKIAIDLKRGVDPDALMLKLYKMTPLQDTFGCNFNLIVNNEPDVYGVGGIICEWSKFRINCVRRRLLHNIKKKSDKLHLLEGLKKILLDLDKAIAIIRGTEDDSMVVPNLMAGFQIDEMQAEFIAEIKLRNLNKKYILNRIADVDDLKKEIKDLKFAVEHEEEIKKIIIGELEKIKEKYGIDRKTAFVPEGDVEHYEANAAIEDYNLKLFITKQHYIKKIRLTSLKTGGEHKLKDGDKVQIEIDETNLGEILVFTNKFNAYKLKIHEIPDTKLSNFGDYLPSLLEMEPDELPVQLFTTGDYKGFFLFVFENGKTAKVPVSAYQTKTNRKRLIKAFSNASPVVRIFKLQEDTDLALFSNMDKALVINTSLINLKTTRDTIGVQTMRLKNAKIKKAALLSETRIKEPEYYFGRTIPLSGCSMRMEDKGFKQLKLF from the coding sequence ATGCCCTATGCCATGAGCGTTATCATTTCTCGTGCCATTCCGGAAATAGACGGTTTTAAGCCTTCTCACCGAAAGCTGTTATACACCATGTATAAAATGGGATTAATCAATTCCCAGCGAATTAAATCTGCCAATGTTGTGGGCAGAACCATGCAGTTAAACCCTCACGGTGACGCTGCCATTTATGAAACGATGGTACGTCTGACCCGTGGGAATGAAGCACTGCTTCATCCCCTTGTTGACTCCAAGGGTAACTTCGGGAAAGTATATTCCCGCGATATGGCGTATGCTGCATCCCGTTATACCGAAGTAAAATTAGACCCCATCTGCAGTGAACTGTTTCGTGATATTGATTCCGACACGGTAGATTTTGTGGATAACTACGACGGTACCATGAAAGAACCCGTTCTTCTGCCCGTTACCTTCCCCACTGTTTTGACAGGCGCTAATCAGGGTATCGCAGTTGGGATGGCCTCCAACATCTGCTCTTTCAATTTAAGAGAAGTATGCGATGCTACCATTGCCTACTTAAAAGACGAGGATGCGGATGTTTATGAAATTATCACCGCACCTGATTTCCCCACCGGCGGAACCATCATCTGTGACCCTGAAGCCATGAAAGAAATCTTAGCAACAGGACGTGGCTCCTTTAAAATCCGTGGGTCTTACGAATACAACAAAAAAGAAAATGTTATCGAAATCAAGGAAATCCCCTACACCACCACCATTGAAGCAATCATTGATAAAATCGTGGAAAATATCAAGGGTGGAAAATTAAGTAAAGAAATTGCGGATGTCCGTGACGAAACCGACTTAAAAGGCCTAAAGATTGCCATTGATTTAAAACGTGGCGTGGATCCGGATGCCCTGATGCTGAAGTTATATAAAATGACTCCTCTTCAGGACACCTTCGGCTGCAACTTCAACCTGATTGTAAACAACGAACCTGATGTGTACGGTGTGGGCGGAATTATATGCGAGTGGTCAAAATTCCGTATCAACTGTGTAAGACGCCGATTACTCCACAATATCAAAAAGAAATCCGATAAGCTGCATCTTTTGGAAGGGTTAAAGAAAATTCTTCTTGACCTTGATAAAGCCATTGCCATTATCCGCGGCACCGAAGACGACAGTATGGTTGTGCCAAACTTAATGGCAGGATTCCAAATTGATGAAATGCAGGCAGAATTCATTGCAGAAATCAAATTAAGAAACTTAAATAAAAAGTATATCTTAAACCGCATCGCCGATGTGGATGATTTGAAAAAAGAAATCAAGGATTTAAAATTCGCCGTTGAACACGAAGAAGAAATCAAAAAAATCATTATCGGCGAATTAGAGAAAATCAAAGAAAAATACGGTATTGACAGAAAAACTGCCTTTGTTCCCGAAGGTGATGTGGAACATTACGAAGCCAATGCCGCAATTGAAGATTACAATTTGAAACTCTTTATCACCAAACAGCATTACATTAAAAAAATTCGCTTGACTTCCTTGAAAACGGGCGGTGAACATAAGTTAAAAGACGGCGATAAAGTGCAAATTGAAATCGATGAAACCAACCTAGGCGAGATTCTGGTATTTACCAACAAGTTTAATGCATACAAACTGAAAATCCACGAAATTCCCGATACCAAATTATCTAACTTCGGGGATTATCTCCCCTCTTTACTCGAAATGGAACCTGATGAATTACCCGTTCAGTTATTCACCACAGGTGACTACAAAGGCTTCTTCCTATTCGTGTTTGAAAATGGTAAAACCGCTAAGGTACCTGTATCCGCTTATCAAACCAAGACTAACAGAAAGCGTCTGATCAAAGCGTTTTCCAATGCATCTCCCGTGGTTCGTATCTTTAAACTTCAAGAAGATACCGATTTGGCGCTCTTCTCCAATATGGATAAAGCGTTGGTGATAAATACTTCTTTAATCAACTTAAAAACCACCCGTGATACCATCGGGGTGCAGACCATGAGATTGAAAAACGCCAAAATCAAAAAAGCGGCTTTGTTATCTGAAACCCGCATTAAAGAACCTGAATATTACTTTGGCAGAACCATTCCGCTAAGCGGTTGCTCTATGCGAATGGAAGACAAAGGATTTAAACAGTTGAAATTATTTTAG
- a CDS encoding SAM-dependent methyltransferase — translation MWISEYWEDFELLEADDGYKLERWKDVKLLRPDPQVVWKHGEIGKYSQNIDAKYFRSKKGGGEWKYFKKLPEHWEILYRDLKFKVRPTGFKHTGLFPEQAVNWDFARDMIRASGREIKVLNLFAYTGGATVACLKEGASVCHLDAAKSIVTWAKENVDLNHLNQNGKVRFIVDDAYKFVEREIKRGNSYDAIIMDPPSYGRGPNGELWKIEDKIFELVELASRILTEKPLFFIINSYTTGLSNTVMENILNLTVTKKFGGKVTADEIGFQAKHSGLYLPCGSTARWQADSF, via the coding sequence ATGTGGATTTCAGAGTATTGGGAAGATTTTGAATTATTGGAAGCTGATGACGGCTACAAGCTGGAAAGATGGAAGGACGTGAAGCTCCTTCGTCCCGACCCGCAGGTGGTTTGGAAACATGGTGAAATCGGAAAATATTCCCAAAATATTGACGCCAAATATTTTCGTAGCAAAAAAGGCGGCGGCGAATGGAAATATTTTAAAAAACTGCCCGAACATTGGGAGATACTGTACCGTGATTTGAAATTCAAAGTACGTCCCACAGGATTTAAACATACAGGGTTGTTCCCCGAGCAGGCAGTCAACTGGGATTTTGCTCGTGATATGATTCGTGCATCCGGCAGGGAAATCAAGGTGTTAAACTTGTTTGCTTATACCGGCGGTGCCACCGTTGCCTGCTTAAAAGAGGGAGCAAGTGTGTGCCACTTGGATGCGGCAAAATCCATTGTCACCTGGGCAAAGGAAAATGTGGATTTAAATCACTTAAATCAAAACGGCAAAGTTCGTTTTATTGTGGACGATGCCTATAAATTCGTGGAAAGAGAAATCAAACGTGGTAATTCTTACGATGCCATCATTATGGACCCTCCGTCCTACGGCAGAGGCCCTAACGGGGAACTTTGGAAAATTGAAGATAAAATTTTTGAATTGGTGGAACTTGCATCTCGCATCTTAACTGAGAAACCGCTGTTCTTCATCATTAACAGTTACACCACCGGTCTTTCCAACACCGTTATGGAAAACATCTTAAATTTAACCGTTACCAAAAAATTCGGTGGGAAAGTAACCGCAGATGAAATTGGTTTTCAGGCAAAACATTCCGGTTTATACTTACCCTGTGGCTCCACTGCAAGATGGCAAGCAGATTCTTTTTAG
- the rlmB gene encoding 23S rRNA (guanosine(2251)-2'-O)-methyltransferase RlmB — protein sequence MNKKHFNENERIDDKIEGRNPVLEALKADTEIDKIYVMNHFKDPILYQIVKLANQKKIPVSRVEKGKLDRMSEVKNHQGVIASVSQAKYVSVEEILQSAYEKGKNPFLVILDGIEDTHNLGAIVRSAECAGCDGVIIPKRRAAGVNSGAYKASAGAVNYMKIARVTNLNSTILELKEQGVLIVGTDASANMSYKDPDLTVPLAIVIGSEGYGMSEHVKQKCDTLVSLPILGQVNSLNASVCAGIMIYEALDQRMK from the coding sequence ATGAATAAAAAACATTTTAACGAAAATGAAAGAATTGACGATAAAATCGAGGGAAGAAACCCGGTGTTGGAAGCTTTAAAAGCAGATACCGAAATTGATAAAATCTATGTGATGAATCATTTCAAGGACCCGATTTTATATCAGATTGTGAAACTTGCCAACCAGAAAAAAATCCCTGTTTCCCGTGTGGAAAAAGGAAAGCTGGACCGAATGAGCGAAGTAAAAAACCATCAGGGTGTTATCGCATCGGTTTCTCAGGCAAAATATGTATCCGTGGAAGAAATTCTGCAGTCTGCTTATGAAAAAGGCAAAAATCCTTTTTTGGTTATCTTAGACGGCATTGAAGATACTCATAACTTAGGTGCTATCGTCAGAAGTGCCGAATGTGCAGGTTGCGACGGTGTGATTATTCCCAAACGACGTGCCGCAGGGGTAAACAGCGGTGCTTACAAGGCATCTGCAGGTGCGGTAAACTATATGAAAATTGCCAGAGTGACCAATTTAAATTCCACTATTTTGGAATTAAAGGAACAGGGCGTTTTGATTGTAGGAACGGATGCATCTGCCAATATGTCATACAAAGATCCCGACTTAACTGTTCCGTTGGCTATTGTCATCGGCTCCGAGGGGTATGGTATGAGTGAGCATGTGAAACAAAAATGCGATACCTTGGTAAGCCTTCCCATTTTAGGACAGGTAAACTCACTAAACGCCTCCGTTTGTGCCGGCATTATGATATACGAAGCATTAGACCAGCGAATGAAATAA
- the fucU gene encoding L-fucose mutarotase: MLKGIPKILSPELLKILMEMGHGDEIVIGDGNFPGARIGDKLVRLDGHDVPEILEAILKLFPLDTYAAPVYLMEKVPGDTVETPIWDTYKEIVGKYTDAPIEYVERFAFYERAEKSYAVIMSGESALYANIILKKGVVTE; the protein is encoded by the coding sequence ATGTTAAAAGGAATTCCGAAAATTTTATCTCCCGAATTGTTGAAAATTTTAATGGAAATGGGTCATGGTGACGAAATTGTAATTGGTGACGGTAATTTTCCCGGTGCCAGAATCGGTGATAAACTGGTTCGTTTAGATGGTCATGATGTGCCCGAAATTTTAGAAGCAATTTTAAAACTGTTCCCTTTAGATACCTATGCTGCTCCTGTATATCTGATGGAGAAAGTACCCGGTGACACTGTGGAAACTCCTATCTGGGATACCTATAAAGAAATCGTTGGAAAATATACCGATGCTCCCATTGAGTATGTGGAACGCTTTGCATTTTACGAAAGAGCAGAGAAATCTTATGCAGTCATTATGAGCGGAGAAAGTGCACTTTATGCCAACATTATCTTAAAAAAAGGTGTTGTAACCGAATAA
- the tgt gene encoding tRNA guanosine(34) transglycosylase Tgt, which translates to MYQLLKQENDARRGEFKTVHGTIQTPVFMNVGTAAAIKGAVSALDLKDIGCQVELSNTYHLHLRPGDEVVKKMGGLHKFMNWDRPILTDSGGFQIFSLAKLRKIQEEGVTFASHIDGRRIFMGPEQSMQIQSNLGSTIAMAFDECVANPSTHSYVERSAAMTVRWLQRCQKEMERLNSLPDTVNPNQLLFGINQGGIYDDIRVEHMKQIAEMGLDGYAIGGLAVGETHEEMYRIIEAVTPYMPKDKPRYLMGVGTPGNILNAVARGVDFFDCVMPARNARHASIYTKNGIMHLMNKKYETDERPIDENCNCPTCRNFSRAYIRHLFKAKEMLAMRLCVMHNLYFYNELMADIRHHIEQGTFTKFYLEKAPIYDSPIQE; encoded by the coding sequence ATGTATCAGTTATTAAAACAAGAAAATGATGCACGGCGCGGTGAATTTAAAACTGTTCACGGAACCATTCAGACTCCCGTGTTTATGAATGTGGGAACTGCTGCGGCTATTAAAGGTGCGGTGTCTGCTCTGGATTTAAAAGACATCGGTTGTCAGGTAGAATTATCCAACACCTATCATCTGCATCTTCGTCCCGGAGATGAGGTAGTGAAAAAAATGGGCGGCTTACATAAATTTATGAATTGGGACCGTCCTATCTTAACCGACAGTGGCGGATTTCAGATTTTCTCCCTGGCAAAACTCCGTAAAATCCAGGAAGAAGGAGTAACCTTTGCTTCCCATATTGACGGACGCCGTATTTTTATGGGACCCGAACAGTCCATGCAGATTCAGTCTAACTTAGGTTCCACCATTGCTATGGCGTTTGACGAATGTGTGGCAAATCCGTCTACTCACAGTTATGTGGAACGTTCTGCCGCTATGACCGTTCGTTGGCTACAGCGTTGCCAGAAGGAAATGGAACGCCTTAACTCCCTGCCCGACACCGTGAATCCCAACCAATTGTTATTCGGTATCAATCAAGGTGGTATTTATGACGATATCCGTGTGGAACATATGAAACAGATTGCCGAAATGGGATTGGATGGTTACGCGATCGGCGGACTTGCCGTTGGTGAAACCCACGAGGAAATGTATCGTATTATTGAAGCGGTAACTCCCTATATGCCCAAGGATAAACCCCGCTACTTAATGGGCGTTGGTACCCCCGGCAACATTTTGAATGCGGTGGCAAGAGGGGTGGATTTCTTCGATTGCGTTATGCCTGCAAGAAATGCACGTCACGCTTCTATCTATACCAAAAACGGCATTATGCATCTGATGAACAAAAAATATGAAACGGATGAGCGTCCCATTGACGAAAACTGCAACTGTCCCACTTGCCGCAATTTCTCAAGAGCCTATATCAGACACTTGTTCAAGGCAAAAGAAATGCTGGCAATGAGACTTTGCGTGATGCATAACTTATATTTCTATAACGAACTGATGGCAGATATCCGTCATCACATTGAACAGGGCACCTTCACCAAATTCTATTTAGAAAAGGCACCCATCTATGATAGTCCGATTCAGGAATGA
- a CDS encoding copper amine oxidase N-terminal domain-containing protein — protein MVKMRAYFRLKSHIFYFKEVSMMKRITALVLSMLLILSMSISLTASADSGITVKLNGKALAFDVQPQIINGRTMVPMRTIFEELGATVEWDQETQTVTSARDDVTVKLTIGIPNIRINQQNPIELDTAPCIIDGRTLVPVRAISEAFHMNVEWDGSTQTVLITLPNVNMTAYNELKDNILSKGRISYEDDCYYVFCYSDDNQYSILFTYDYIEDQISLFFLYEGDFKETAMITISPDSNSSLYYSQSYFQEGEQYKLYAEYPKANQPYVEGINTFPDEKYVRLLNATLRLMDVHMQIELDMSFDDFGLYYVK, from the coding sequence TTGGTAAAAATGCGAGCTTATTTTCGGTTGAAGTCACACATTTTTTATTTTAAGGAGGTTTCTATGATGAAACGAATCACAGCATTGGTTTTGAGTATGCTACTTATACTCTCTATGTCGATCAGTTTGACGGCGTCTGCAGACAGTGGTATTACTGTCAAACTTAATGGAAAAGCACTAGCTTTTGATGTTCAACCGCAAATCATCAACGGTAGAACAATGGTTCCCATGAGAACAATTTTTGAAGAATTGGGAGCAACAGTAGAATGGGATCAAGAAACTCAGACAGTAACTTCTGCCAGAGACGATGTAACCGTGAAACTTACAATCGGAATCCCAAATATTCGAATTAATCAGCAAAATCCAATTGAGTTAGATACAGCACCTTGTATTATCGATGGAAGAACTTTAGTTCCTGTTAGAGCTATTTCTGAAGCATTTCATATGAACGTTGAGTGGGATGGTTCGACCCAAACAGTTTTAATCACACTGCCCAACGTAAATATGACTGCTTACAATGAGTTGAAAGATAATATTTTGAGTAAAGGTCGTATATCTTACGAGGATGACTGCTATTATGTTTTTTGTTATTCCGATGATAATCAATATTCCATATTGTTTACTTATGACTATATCGAGGATCAAATTAGCTTGTTTTTTTTGTACGAAGGAGATTTTAAAGAAACGGCTATGATTACGATTTCTCCCGATAGCAACTCATCTCTATATTATTCCCAAAGTTATTTTCAAGAAGGAGAGCAATACAAATTGTACGCTGAGTATCCGAAAGCGAATCAGCCTTATGTAGAGGGAATTAATACTTTTCCTGATGAAAAGTACGTCAGATTGTTGAATGCCACTTTGAGATTGATGGATGTTCATATGCAGATTGAACTCGATATGTCTTTTGATGATTTTGGTTTATATTATGTAAAATAA
- a CDS encoding energy-coupling factor transporter ATPase, producing MDIINAENLTFRYEESTKIVLNNLNLTIKKGSFTALLGHNGSGKSSLAKLFNGILLPEGGRVYVSDMDTQNEDLLLEIRKSCGLVFQNPDNQLVASIIEDDVAFAPENLGIAPDEIRQRVDEALKCVGMYEYRLWSPHHLSGGQKQRVAIAGVVAMRPSVIVLDEPTAMLDPKGRREVVETIQRLNREYGITAVLITHNMDEAALADRIVVMEEGKILLDGTPKAIFSQYDILKHTGLDVPQITALSHELHKAGVPIDSCILSVDEFVEQITKVL from the coding sequence ATGGATATTATTAATGCAGAGAACTTAACTTTTCGCTATGAAGAAAGCACGAAAATTGTTCTCAATAACTTAAATCTTACAATCAAAAAAGGAAGTTTTACCGCACTTTTAGGACATAACGGCAGCGGGAAATCTTCCTTGGCAAAGCTTTTTAACGGCATTTTGCTTCCTGAAGGGGGAAGGGTGTATGTATCCGATATGGATACCCAAAACGAGGACCTTCTGTTAGAAATCCGTAAAAGTTGCGGACTGGTGTTTCAGAATCCTGATAACCAGCTGGTTGCCTCCATCATTGAGGATGATGTTGCTTTTGCACCTGAAAATCTGGGAATTGCACCCGATGAAATCAGACAAAGAGTGGATGAAGCCTTAAAATGCGTTGGTATGTATGAATACCGCTTGTGGTCGCCTCATCATTTGTCAGGGGGACAGAAACAGAGAGTTGCCATTGCAGGGGTAGTTGCTATGCGTCCTTCTGTGATTGTGCTGGATGAACCTACTGCCATGCTTGATCCTAAGGGCAGACGGGAAGTGGTGGAAACCATTCAGCGTTTAAACCGTGAATACGGCATCACCGCCGTACTGATTACTCACAATATGGATGAAGCTGCATTAGCTGACCGTATCGTGGTGATGGAAGAAGGAAAAATCCTGTTAGACGGTACTCCAAAGGCAATTTTCTCTCAGTATGACATTTTAAAGCATACAGGCTTGGATGTTCCGCAGATTACCGCATTATCCCACGAACTGCATAAAGCAGGTGTTCCCATTGACAGCTGTATTTTATCTGTGGACGAATTTGTGGAACAGATTACGAAAGTTTTATAA
- a CDS encoding DNA topoisomerase: MAEEIYGNESISKLKDEERVRLRPAVIFGSDGITGCQHSIFEILSNSIDEAREGYGKKIEITRFRDQSVEVKDYGRGIPLDYNSKEDTYNWQLVFCELYAGGKYNNQGGENYEYSLGLNGLGACATQYASEYMSVRVVRDGYLYSLEFEKGKNVGGLKKEPTLEKKTGTVIKWRPDLEVFTDIDVPLEYYINTLKKQAVVNSGITFILKDEMENGKFQEYTFLYKDGITDYVNELTTDKALTQVRTVSAERMGRDRSDKPEYKVKMNFAFCFNNEVNLIEYYHNSSFLEYGGSPEKAVKNAFVYAIDNYIKQTNKYKANEAKITYNDVFDSLILVSNSFSTITSYENQTKKAITNKFIQEAMQDFLKEQLEIYFIENKTDAEKIAEQILVNKRSREQAEKAKVNIKKKLSQAVDVVNRVQKFVDCRTKDATRRELYIVEGDSALGSCKQGRDAEFQAIMPIRGKILNCLKAGYDKIFNSEIITDLMRVLGCGVEIKLKNQKDMSAFDLEKLRWDKIVICTDADVDGFQIRTLVLTMLYILTPTLIEKGKVYIAESPLYEINSKEKGTFFAYDEKEKADHIASLSGKYTLQRSKGLGENEPEMMWQTTMNPETRRLIKVMPEGMIETKETFELLLGDNLQGRKDYIQMHGKEYYEFLDIS, translated from the coding sequence GTGGCAGAAGAAATTTACGGCAACGAGAGTATATCCAAATTAAAAGACGAAGAACGAGTACGTCTTCGCCCTGCTGTTATCTTTGGTTCGGATGGGATTACCGGTTGTCAACACTCTATTTTTGAAATATTATCCAACTCCATTGACGAGGCAAGAGAGGGTTACGGGAAGAAAATTGAAATTACCCGTTTCCGTGACCAGTCTGTGGAAGTGAAGGACTACGGCCGTGGAATTCCTTTGGATTACAATTCCAAGGAAGATACCTACAACTGGCAGTTGGTATTCTGCGAATTATACGCAGGCGGGAAATACAACAATCAAGGTGGCGAAAACTATGAATACAGCTTGGGCTTAAACGGTCTGGGCGCTTGTGCAACCCAGTATGCTTCCGAATATATGAGTGTAAGAGTTGTCCGTGACGGATACCTTTACTCTTTGGAATTTGAAAAAGGAAAAAATGTGGGTGGTTTAAAGAAAGAACCCACTTTGGAAAAGAAAACAGGTACCGTTATCAAATGGCGTCCTGACTTGGAAGTGTTCACCGATATTGATGTGCCTTTGGAATACTACATCAACACCTTAAAAAAACAAGCGGTGGTAAACTCCGGCATCACTTTCATCTTAAAGGATGAAATGGAAAACGGAAAATTCCAGGAATATACCTTCCTCTATAAAGACGGTATCACCGACTATGTAAACGAGCTGACCACTGATAAAGCGCTCACTCAGGTACGCACCGTTTCTGCAGAACGTATGGGACGTGACCGTTCGGACAAGCCGGAATACAAAGTGAAAATGAATTTTGCTTTCTGTTTTAACAACGAAGTGAATCTCATTGAATACTACCACAACTCCAGCTTTTTGGAATATGGCGGTTCTCCCGAAAAAGCAGTTAAAAATGCTTTTGTGTATGCCATTGATAACTACATCAAGCAGACCAATAAATACAAAGCAAACGAAGCTAAAATCACCTATAATGACGTGTTTGACAGTCTGATTTTAGTTTCCAACTCATTCTCCACCATTACCTCTTATGAAAACCAGACCAAAAAAGCAATTACCAACAAGTTTATTCAGGAGGCAATGCAGGATTTCCTAAAAGAACAATTGGAAATCTATTTCATTGAAAATAAAACCGATGCCGAAAAAATCGCAGAACAGATTTTAGTCAACAAACGTAGCCGTGAGCAGGCGGAAAAAGCAAAAGTCAACATCAAGAAAAAACTGTCTCAAGCGGTTGACGTGGTAAACCGTGTGCAGAAGTTTGTGGATTGCCGTACCAAAGATGCCACCCGTCGTGAGTTATACATCGTGGAAGGTGATTCTGCATTGGGGTCCTGTAAACAAGGGCGTGATGCAGAGTTTCAGGCGATTATGCCCATCCGTGGTAAAATCTTAAACTGCTTAAAAGCAGGTTACGACAAAATTTTCAATTCCGAAATCATCACCGACTTAATGAGAGTGCTTGGTTGCGGCGTGGAAATCAAATTAAAAAATCAGAAAGATATGTCTGCATTTGATTTGGAAAAACTTCGTTGGGACAAAATCGTTATCTGTACCGATGCCGATGTGGATGGATTCCAGATTCGTACTTTGGTTCTGACCATGCTTTATATTTTAACACCTACCCTTATCGAAAAGGGAAAAGTGTATATTGCAGAGTCTCCCTTATATGAAATCAACTCCAAAGAAAAAGGAACTTTCTTTGCTTATGATGAGAAAGAAAAGGCAGACCATATCGCTTCCCTTTCCGGCAAATACACTCTGCAGCGTTCCAAAGGGCTTGGTGAAAACGAACCTGAAATGATGTGGCAAACCACCATGAATCCCGAAACCCGTCGGTTAATCAAGGTAATGCCCGAAGGCATGATTGAAACCAAAGAAACCTTTGAGCTTCTGCTTGGCGACAATCTGCAAGGCAGAAAAGACTATATTCAGATGCACGGCAAAGAATATTACGAATTCTTAGATATCAGTTAA
- the ychF gene encoding redox-regulated ATPase YchF: MKLGIVGLPNVGKSTLFNAITKAGAEAQNYPFCTIEPNVGIVTVPDPRLDVLTKMYNSKKTVPAIIEFVDIAGLVKGASKGEGLGNKFLSHIREVDAVIHVVRCFENTNIVHVEGSVDPARDIEIINMELIFSDLDSIERRIDRTTKMLKGDKKYQAELDLLKHLKSEMEQGKTAREVGLSDEDKELLKDLSLLTLKPVIYAANLSEEDLKNGGENNEYFKLLTELAKKENASVIPVSAQIEAEISELDDEEKAMFLEELGLEQSGLDRLIQASYSLLGLISYLTAGEPETRAWTIVKGTKAPGAAGKIHSDFERGFIRAEVIGYDELIEAGSMTAAKEKGWVRSEGKEYVVKDGDIILFRFNV; encoded by the coding sequence ATGAAGCTCGGAATCGTAGGACTTCCCAACGTGGGAAAATCCACCTTATTTAACGCAATCACTAAAGCAGGTGCAGAAGCACAGAACTACCCCTTCTGTACCATTGAACCCAATGTGGGTATCGTAACCGTTCCCGACCCTCGTCTGGATGTGTTAACCAAAATGTATAACTCCAAAAAGACCGTTCCTGCCATTATTGAATTTGTGGATATTGCAGGCTTGGTAAAAGGTGCCAGCAAAGGCGAAGGGTTAGGAAACAAATTCTTATCCCACATCCGTGAAGTGGACGCAGTGATTCATGTGGTAAGATGTTTTGAAAACACCAACATCGTACACGTGGAAGGTTCTGTGGATCCTGCCCGTGATATTGAAATCATCAATATGGAACTGATTTTTTCCGATTTAGATTCCATTGAAAGAAGAATTGACCGTACCACAAAAATGTTAAAAGGTGACAAAAAATATCAGGCAGAGTTGGATTTGTTAAAACATTTAAAATCCGAAATGGAACAAGGCAAAACCGCCCGTGAAGTTGGTTTATCCGATGAGGATAAAGAACTCTTAAAGGATTTATCTCTCTTAACTTTAAAGCCCGTGATCTACGCTGCTAACCTTTCCGAAGAAGATTTGAAAAACGGTGGCGAAAATAATGAATACTTTAAACTCTTAACCGAACTTGCCAAAAAAGAAAATGCAAGCGTTATTCCCGTTTCTGCACAAATTGAAGCAGAAATTTCTGAATTGGATGACGAAGAAAAAGCAATGTTCTTAGAAGAATTAGGCTTAGAACAGTCAGGGCTTGACCGTCTGATTCAGGCAAGTTATTCGCTCCTTGGTTTAATTTCTTACTTAACCGCAGGAGAACCTGAAACCAGAGCCTGGACCATTGTAAAAGGTACCAAAGCGCCCGGTGCTGCAGGTAAAATCCATTCTGACTTTGAACGTGGCTTTATCCGTGCAGAAGTAATCGGCTATGACGAGCTGATTGAAGCAGGTTCTATGACCGCTGCAAAAGAAAAAGGTTGGGTACGAAGCGAAGGAAAAGAATATGTGGTAAAAGACGGCGACATTATTTTGTTCCGTTTCAATGTATAA